The Anopheles coluzzii chromosome 2, AcolN3, whole genome shotgun sequence genome window below encodes:
- the LOC120952979 gene encoding uncharacterized protein LOC120952979 produces MILEIMSSFEEQLDNNFPMHLEVEPLTPAWLARYATPPNETLADKKARLNRKRQAKYRHRHRSAKVHTMPTETMAVHATPPVGTSNRYRDAQHAHNLTSGINGSEQPQTRPVNIDTTENNVPVTNTVHLTQTGIDLEATASTVEMSSTIAWMARYATPEEETPAERTTRLKRKYQATYYRRRRALSVPNSVPSVRQTNRSSRPVSMETSIIDIQIPLRQRWETIRRQRLIRRHGTRTLRQGLGYHDAYIQPQRHYLGVREPCPYCAAEKWFGETGTLCCNGGQVILPPFAEPPRELCELFTNSRFMQNIRTYNNAFAFTSMGASLRAHDQVRQDRTVADGRGVYTYRVQGALCHRIGMLGQLPGRAPQYAQLYFHDSSAEEQRNGVIEARVARSNKMDRLIVATLQQILDQHNELARLFQHAYERMTQQEDVQLHIHARLPGLDLRRYNRPTADEIGDIFISNNAGKPRDIILQSRSTGGLIRVYETHQLYDAMHFPLLHPYGEVGWTFDIPKAARKDNTHSARENRSAVEESADVINEQPTRSFRQINLREYAAYRMCTRAGEMSLIHRAGRLMQQYAVDQCCKIEEQRLKYHRDHQAQLRADAYSGIIDFAGLADQQLHGEPIGNHRNLGQAGTRIILAPSFPGGDRFMRAQYQDSMAIVRAIGKPDLFITVTCNPKWPEVTEALLPRQQAADRPDLTVRVFRLKLKAIFEDLSAGVLGLEIAQIHVIEFQKHGLPHAHCLIILGDTDKPRSAADYDRLVSAEIPDQANEELYETVSKCMMHGPCGRSNPQAPCMKDGVCSKRFPKQYTKETRQAEDGYPVYRRRNDGRKVVVKGVELDNRYVVPYNPWLCHKYNCHINVEICASVASIKYLKKYLFKGCDHVAFSTDTQSCDEIQQYQDARYISASQAMWVIFGFEMQAKTVTVVQLPIHLEHQHRITFQPNENHRDRYTSEESDQNRILRALEQFQAFRLIEKYLRESTPSKTLTSISGMPQLADFHQFIPIDQLLSDQTSVNIHIDAERSYSINTLDETLASLHLLNVEQRLVYDVVTAAVDRHESEFEGLPEEHRKLFFLDGPDGTGKSFLLEKILAYTRRQSKIALAAASSGIAALLLTGGKTVHSTFKLPLALDENSTCNIPVQSSLANLMRQAALIV; encoded by the exons ATGATTTTAGAAATAATGAGCAGTTTTGAAGAACAACTAGATAATAATTTTCCTATGCATCTAGAAGTGGAGCCACTAACACCAGCATGGCTTGCTCGATATGCAACTCCGCCTAACGAGACCCTAGCAGATAAAAAGGCAAGATTAAACCGCAAACGTCAAGCTAAGTACAGACATCGCCATCGGTCCGCGAAAGTCCATACGATGCCGACTGAAACAATGGCGGTACATGCCACTCCCCCTGTTGGAACTTCTAACCGTTATCGAGATGCGCAACATGCTCATAATCTAACCAGTGGTATAAACGGTTCGGAACAACCTCAAACAAGACCAGTTAACATCGATACCACCGAAAATAATGTACCTGTAACGAATACAGTCCATCTCACTCAAACAGGGATTGATTTAGAAGCGACCGCATCCACTGTTGAGATGTCATCTACAATTGCGTGGATGGCACGGTACGCCACCCCGGAAGAAGAAACTCCTGCAGAACGGACGACACGATTGAAACGCAAATATCAAGCCACCTACTATCGTCGTCGACGAGCTTTATCGGTCCCAAATTCAGTGCCTTCCGTGCGACAGACTAATCGGTCCAGTAGGCCTGTTTCCATGGAAACCAGCATTATTGATATCCAGATTCCATTAAGACAACGGTGGGAAACAATTCGACGACAACGACTAATCCGACGACATGGCACAAGAACTCTAAGGCAAGGCCTGGGATATCATGATGCCTACATCCAACCTCAACGTCATTATCTGGGAGTCCGTGAACCATGTCCATACTGTGCGGCGGAGAAGTGGTTTGGTGAGACTGGCACTCTCTGCTGCAACGGAGGCCAAGTGATTCTACCACCATTTGCCGAGCCTCCCCGTGAATTATGCGAATTGTTTACAAACTCACGATTCATGCAAAACATCCGAACGTATAACAACGCCTTTGCATTCACTTCAATGGGTGCATCGTTGCGAGCACATGATCAAGTGCGCCAGGATCGAACAGTCGCTGATGGTCGAGGTGTGTATACGTATCGTGTACAAGGCGCCCTTTGCCATCGGATTGGTATGCTTGGCCAACTTCCAGGACGAGCGCCACAGTACGCACAGCTCTACTTTCACGATTCTTCCGCTGAAGAGCAACGAAACGGAGTAATCGAAGCACGTGTggcaagaagcaacaaaatggaTCGATTGATTGTAGCGACACTTCAGCAGATATTAGATCAGCACAACGAACTGGCACGCCTTTTCCAACATGCTTACGAAAGGATGACACAACAAGAAGATGTGCAGTTGCATATTCACGCACGTTTGCCAGGTTTGGATCTGCGTCGGTACAACCGCCCAACAGCCGATGAGATTGGTgatatatttatttcaaacaacGCTGGAAAGCCTCGCGATATTATTTTGCAGAGTCGCAGTACTGGTGGCCTCATTCGAGTGTACGAGACACACCAATTATATGATGCGATGCATTTCCCTCTTCTACATCCTTACGGTGAGGTTGGATGGACGTTCGACATTCCGAAGGCAGCACGAAAAGATAACACTCATTCTGCGCGTGAAAATCGCTCCGCTGTTGAAGAATCAGCTGACGTGATAAACGAGCAGCCTACGAGATCTTTCCGACAGATTAATCTTCGCGAGTACGCCGCCTATCGGATGTGCACACGGGCAGGAGAAATGTCCCTTATACATCGTGCTGGTCGACTGATGCAGCAATACGCAGTtgatcagtgctgcaaaatagAAGAACAGCGGCTTAAATATCATCGCGACCATCAAGCCCAGCTGCGTGCTGATGCCTACTCTGGCATTATAGACTTCGCTGGACTAGCAGACCAGCAACTACATGGCGAACCAATTGGAAATCACAGAAACCTTGGCCAGGCAGGAACGCGTATTATTCTCGCACCATCTTTCCCCGGCGGCGACCGATTCATGCGGGCACAATATCAAGATTCAATGGCGATTGTGCGAGCGATCGGAAAGCCTGACCTGTTTATAACGGTCACTTGCAATCCCAAATGGCCGGAAGTGACGGAGGCTCTTCTTCCAAGGCAGCAAGCCGCAGATCGTCCTGACCTTACAGTGCGTGTTTTtcgtttaaaattaaaagctATTTTTGAAGATCTGTCGGCAGGAGTGCTGGGACTCGAGATTGCGCAAATACACGTTATTGAATTCCAAAAGCATGGCCTACCGCATGCACACTGTTTGATAATCCTCGGtgacacggacaaaccacggTCGGCGGCAGATTACGACCGTTTGGTTTCGGCTGAAATTCCGGACCAAGCGAACGAGGAGTTATACGAAACAGTGAGCAAGTGTATGATGCATGGACCTTGCGGTAGATCGAATCCTCAAGCACCTTGCATGAAGGATGGCGTTTGTTCGAAGCGGTTCCCTAAGCAGTATACCAAGGAAACGCGTCAGGCCGAGGACGGATATCCCGTGTATCGTCGCCGCAACGATGGACGCAAAGTCGTCGTTAAGGGAGTGGAATTGGACAACCGGTATGTGGTGCCATACAATCCATGGCTTTGCCATAAGTATAACTGCCACATTAATGTGGAAATATGCGCATCGGTGGCCAGTATAAAATACTTGAAAAAGTATTTGTTTAAGGGTTGCGACCATGTAGCATTTTCCACTGACACGCAGTCATGCGATGAAATTCAACAGTATCAGGATGCACGATACATCTCAGCCTCTCAAGCTATGTGGGTTATATTTGGTTTTGAGATGCAGGCCAAAACGGTGACCGTCGTTCAATTGCCCATACATCTGGAACACCAACATCGTATCACGTTCCAGCCAAACGAAAAT CATCGTGACCGCTACACATCGGAAGAATCTGATCAAAATCGTATACTGCGTGCACTGGAACAGTTTCAGGCTTTCCGTCTAATCGAAAAATACTTACGGGAAAGCACACCATCAAAAACGCTCACCAGCATCTCGGGTATGCCACAGTTAGCCGATTTTCACCAATTTATACCAATAGATCAACTACTGTCCGATCAAACCAGTGTCAACATTCACATAGATGCGGAGCGTTCGTACTCCATCAACACGCTTGACGAAACACTAGCATCGTTGCATCTGCTAAATGTCGAACAGCGTTTGGTATACGATGTCGTAACAGCAGCGGTGGATCGTCACGAATCGGAATTCGAAGGCTTACCCGAAGAACATCGCAAACTGTTCTTCTTGGATGGACCAGATGGTACCGGAAAATCATTCCTTCTAGAGAAGATTCTGGCTTATACGCGCCGCCAGTCAAAGATTGCCCTTGCTGCAGCCTCAAGTGGTATCGCAGCGTTACTCTTGACGGGAGGTAAAACGGTGCACTCGACCTTTAAGTTACCTCTGGCACTTGACGAAAACAGTACGTGTAATATACCCGTACAATCATCCCTTGCGAACCTGATGCGGCAAGCAGCACTCATCGTCTGA